In Kiritimatiellia bacterium, the genomic window GGCGGCCTTCTACGCGGGCCTGCGGGCGCGGTGGTGCCGCGTCCTGGCGGCCGTCTTCACCGTCGCGGCCGTGGCGTGGGCGCTGTTCCTGCTGACCCTGCTCCTTCGCCTGGAACTGGATCCCTACGGCCTGGACCGGCAGGCGCTGTTCGACGTTTTCTGGTGGCGGAAAGAGGCGTTCCTGGAGTGGTGGCGGGCCCCGTGACCGGGCGGCGACATACCTCTTGACTTCGCCGGACCGTTGGCACAGCTTTTCATGACATGAAAAAGGTCCTTATCACCGGCGCCGGCGGGTTCATCGGCTCCCACCTGGTCGAGCGGTGCGCGGCGCTCGGGCACGAGGTGCGGGCCTTCGTGCGCTACAACTCGCAAGGCCGCTGGGGCTGGCTGGACCGCCGGCCGCGCGGCGCGGGCGTCGAGGTGATCAGCGGCGACATCCGCGACCTGGACTCCGTGCGGCGCGCGGTGCAGGGCGTGGACACGGTCTTCCACCTGGCCGCCCTGATCGGCATCCCGTACTCTTACGTCTCGCCGCTGGCCTACATCCGCACGAACATCGAGGGCACCTATAACGTGCTCCAGGCGGCGCGCGACCTCGGCGGCGTCGAGGTGCTCGTGACCTCGACAAGCGAAACGTACGGCACCGCGCAGTACGTCCCGATCGACGAGCGGCACCCGGCCGTCGGACAGTCGCCCTACGCGGCGACCAAGATCGCGGCCGACCAGCTGGCGTTGAGCTTTCACCGGTCCTTCGGCCTGCCCGTGAAGATCGTCCGCCCGTTCAACACGTTCGGGCCGCGGCAGTCCGCGCGCGCGTTCATCCCGGCGGTGATCATCCAGTTGCTCGGCGGCGCGGAGACCCTGCGCCTGGGTAATCTGGCGCCGACCCG contains:
- a CDS encoding GDP-mannose 4,6-dehydratase; protein product: MKKVLITGAGGFIGSHLVERCAALGHEVRAFVRYNSQGRWGWLDRRPRGAGVEVISGDIRDLDSVRRAVQGVDTVFHLAALIGIPYSYVSPLAYIRTNIEGTYNVLQAARDLGGVEVLVTSTSETYGTAQYVPIDERHPAVGQSPYAATKIAADQLALSFHRSFGLPVKIVRPFNTFGPRQSARAFIPAVIIQLLGGAETLRLGNLAPTRDLTYVKDTVEGFLAIARAPDLAGEATNVGMDTEISMGDLARRISRLVAGREVEIVAEEARVRPEASEVERLRCANAKLRERTGWAPAYDLDRGLEETIAWLRDHVADYKAELYHV